The Granulicella sibirica genome has a segment encoding these proteins:
- a CDS encoding RNA polymerase sigma factor gives MELTDQNAIDQVLSGDRDAYRTLMDRHFQYVFRIAFRITGNESDAEDVAQESFLRAYNKLSTFRHDATFSTWISRIAMNTAINLIERRKRDLTERADRIADEPTPEEQTRQIPDHKAGPERLLLDSESTTIRQAAMDSLTPMERTAFTLRHMEELPIAEIATALNIPANSAKQAVFRAVGKLRRALAPTLRPLTPRPLTQGGTR, from the coding sequence ATGGAACTTACGGACCAAAATGCGATCGACCAAGTCCTCTCCGGCGACCGTGACGCCTACCGCACGCTCATGGATCGCCACTTCCAATACGTCTTCCGGATCGCCTTCCGCATCACCGGCAACGAGTCCGACGCGGAAGACGTCGCCCAGGAATCCTTCCTCCGCGCCTACAACAAGCTCTCCACCTTCCGCCACGACGCCACCTTCTCCACTTGGATCAGCCGAATCGCCATGAACACCGCCATTAACCTCATCGAACGCCGCAAACGCGACCTCACCGAGCGCGCCGACCGCATCGCCGACGAGCCCACCCCCGAAGAACAGACCCGCCAGATACCCGACCACAAAGCCGGCCCTGAGCGCCTCCTTCTCGACAGCGAATCCACCACCATCCGCCAAGCCGCCATGGACTCTCTCACCCCAATGGAGCGCACCGCCTTCACCCTCCGCCACATGGAAGAACTTCCCATCGCCGAGATCGCCACCGCCCTCAACATCCCGGCCAACTCCGCCAAGCAGGCCGTCTTCCGCGCCGTCGGCAAGCTCCGCCGCGCCCTCGCCCCAACCCTTCGCCCGCTCACGCCCCGCCCGCTGACACAAGGAGGCACCCGATGA